Proteins from one Falco cherrug isolate bFalChe1 chromosome 7, bFalChe1.pri, whole genome shotgun sequence genomic window:
- the SERF2 gene encoding small EDRK-rich factor 2 codes for MTRGNQRELARQKNLKKQSDSGKGKRRDDGLSAAARKQRDSEIMQQKQKKADEKKEGAK; via the exons GCGGGAACCAGCGCGAACTGGCGCGGCAGAAGAACCTGAAGAAGCAAAGCGACTCGGGCAAGGGCAAGCGGCGGGACGACGGGCTCTCGGCCGCCGCCCGCAAGCAGAG GGACTCGGAGAtcatgcagcagaagcagaagaaggCGGACGAGAAGAAGGAGGGCGCCAAGTAG